A genomic region of Eucalyptus grandis isolate ANBG69807.140 chromosome 5, ASM1654582v1, whole genome shotgun sequence contains the following coding sequences:
- the LOC104444329 gene encoding thaumatin-like protein 1, whose protein sequence is MDARASFYRFLPFLVLLARGAGAATLSFTSKCPYTVWPGTLTGGGGGQLSSTGFELATGATFSINDVPNTWTADWVWGRTGCATDASGKFVCTTADCGSGQVSCNGAGAIPPATLAEFTLKAPGSGENSIYDVSLVDGFNLPLSITPQGSGSGCTTTSCAANVNSVCPSELAVKGSDGSIVACKSACLALNQPQYCCTGAYGTPATCPPTNYSKIFKDQCPQAYSYAHDDTSSTFNCTGGASYLIPFCP, encoded by the coding sequence GAGGAGCCGGCGCAGCCACACTCAGCTTCACCAGCAAGTGCCCCTACACAGTCTGGCCCGGTACGCTCACCGGCGGGGGTGGTGGGCAGCTATCCTCAACCGGGTTTGAGCTCGCCACGGGTGCAACCTTCTCAATCAATGACGTCCCGAACACGTGGACAGCCGACTGGGTGTGGGGCCGAACGGGCTGCGCCACTGATGCCTCCGGCAAATTCGTATGCACCACCGCCGACTGTGGGTCTGGCCAGGTGAGCTGCAATGGTGCAGGGGCGATCCCGCCGGCCACCTTGGCAGAGTTCACTCTCAAGGCACCGGGCTCCGGCGAGAACAGCATCTACGACGTCAGCCTCGTGGACGGCTTCAACCTGCCCCTCTCTATAACCCCACAGGGCAGCGGCAGTGGGTGCACCACGACCAGCTGCGCAGCCAACGTCAACTCCGTGTGTCCGTCAGAGCTGGCGGTGAAGGGGTCGGACGGGAGCATCGTGGCGTGCAAGAGCGCGTGCCTGGCGTTAAACCAGCCGCAGTACTGCTGCACTGGGGCGTACGGGACGCCAGCGACGTGCCCGCCGACGAACTACTCGAAGATTTTCAAGGACCAGTGCCCTCAAGCTTACAGCTACGCTCACGACGACACGAGCAGCACTTTTAATTGCACGGGTGGGGCTAGTTACCTCATCCCATTCTGTCCGTGA